From Pelotomaculum schinkii, the proteins below share one genomic window:
- a CDS encoding hybrid sensor histidine kinase/response regulator translates to MGKKDEDLLIRLRTMFKVEAGERLKAITSGLMELEKELSSDTQAKIIETVFREAHSLKGAARAVNMQEIETVCQSLEGALARLKHGKIMLSSNLLNIFHQAVDTVGMLLFSPDKNPGEAEVLLKQLESLESCKDVSSTGYQSCTSSEIKEGHKPQTDPAGCPQVKTCHEIPAEDTPGKMNSSGSVKGISGKSMAPVQEIPPSTETVRIATSKLDSLLLQIEELLSVKLAAKQSAENLLDFKAGIDLWEREGAKIQPELLLLRKYLENAGKPIEMKQAGLLLAKVLDFIDWNYAFAKSLQNKFNEQVKTAEADRLTLDGKVNTLLEDMKKALMLPFSTVLETYPKMVRDLTSREGKEVDLQLHGKEVEIDKRILEEIKDPLIHLVRNCVDHGIEKPDIRELSQKPRRGRITIAVTQVEGTKVEIAVTDDGAGIHVEKVIEAAVKRGVITHKQAENIGVQESLALIFKSEVSTNQIVTEISGRGLGLAIAQEKVNKLRGSMSVETSPGNGTSIRILLPVTLTALRGIMIRAAGQIFALPTSNVERVVRTRRDQIKTVENMKTVLVDGRVISLVGLSDVLGLDGENNEDEKSDYIRLLILCYAGKSIAFQVDEILKEQEILLKSLGKPLLRVRNIAGATILGSGKVIPVLNVSDLIKSAVNINAKTSAMTVSTQENKPKKRSVLVVEDSITARVLLKNILESSGYRVKTAVDGIDAYTNLRTGQFDLVVSDIEMPRMNGFDLTAKIRSDDQLSHLPVVLVTGLESREDRERGIDVGANAYIAKSSFDHSNLLETIQKII, encoded by the coding sequence ATGGGGAAAAAAGATGAGGATTTGCTGATCAGGCTTCGGACGATGTTCAAAGTTGAAGCGGGTGAACGACTCAAGGCAATTACCTCAGGGCTTATGGAACTGGAGAAAGAACTTTCTTCCGACACGCAGGCAAAGATAATTGAGACTGTTTTTCGTGAAGCGCACAGTTTAAAAGGCGCTGCAAGGGCTGTCAACATGCAGGAAATAGAGACGGTCTGCCAGTCACTTGAGGGCGCCCTGGCACGTTTGAAGCATGGAAAAATAATGCTTTCATCCAATCTTTTAAACATTTTTCACCAAGCTGTCGACACTGTGGGCATGCTGCTTTTTTCGCCCGATAAAAATCCCGGTGAAGCTGAGGTATTGCTAAAGCAGCTTGAATCGCTTGAAAGCTGTAAAGATGTAAGCAGTACTGGATATCAGTCTTGCACTTCGTCAGAAATAAAGGAGGGACACAAGCCCCAAACCGACCCGGCAGGCTGCCCGCAAGTGAAAACCTGCCATGAAATTCCGGCAGAAGATACGCCCGGAAAAATGAACAGCAGCGGGAGTGTAAAGGGCATTTCGGGGAAGAGCATGGCGCCTGTGCAAGAAATCCCACCTTCTACGGAAACAGTAAGAATTGCGACGTCTAAACTTGATTCGCTCTTACTGCAAATTGAGGAATTGCTTTCGGTAAAGCTTGCAGCAAAACAAAGCGCGGAGAATTTATTGGATTTTAAGGCCGGTATCGACCTGTGGGAAAGAGAAGGAGCAAAAATTCAACCGGAACTACTGCTGCTCAGAAAGTACCTGGAAAATGCGGGGAAACCCATAGAAATGAAGCAGGCGGGTTTGCTCTTGGCCAAAGTGCTTGATTTCATCGACTGGAATTATGCTTTTGCAAAATCACTTCAGAACAAGTTTAACGAGCAGGTAAAAACTGCCGAAGCCGACCGGCTGACTCTTGACGGCAAGGTAAACACGCTCCTTGAAGACATGAAGAAGGCGCTAATGCTTCCCTTCTCAACTGTCCTGGAGACATACCCCAAAATGGTCCGCGACCTCACTTCCAGAGAGGGCAAAGAAGTGGACTTGCAGTTGCATGGTAAAGAGGTCGAGATAGACAAACGAATTCTCGAAGAGATCAAAGACCCGCTGATCCACTTGGTGCGCAATTGTGTCGACCACGGAATTGAGAAGCCGGATATACGGGAGCTAAGCCAAAAGCCGCGTCGCGGTAGAATAACGATAGCCGTTACGCAAGTTGAAGGGACCAAAGTCGAAATAGCCGTTACAGATGACGGCGCCGGTATTCATGTTGAAAAGGTAATAGAAGCTGCCGTCAAACGAGGCGTCATAACCCACAAACAGGCAGAAAACATTGGCGTGCAAGAGTCCCTGGCGCTTATCTTCAAATCGGAAGTTTCCACCAACCAGATTGTCACGGAAATCTCCGGCAGGGGGCTCGGCCTTGCTATTGCCCAGGAAAAAGTTAACAAGCTGCGCGGCAGCATGTCTGTGGAAACCAGTCCCGGGAACGGCACATCAATACGGATACTTCTTCCCGTTACCCTTACGGCCTTGAGAGGTATCATGATCAGGGCAGCCGGACAAATATTTGCATTACCCACCTCAAATGTGGAACGGGTGGTAAGGACGCGGCGAGATCAGATTAAGACGGTCGAAAACATGAAAACTGTCTTAGTTGACGGCAGAGTCATCTCCCTGGTAGGGCTTAGTGATGTCCTTGGACTGGACGGGGAAAACAATGAAGATGAAAAATCTGATTACATCAGGCTTTTGATTCTTTGTTACGCAGGGAAGAGTATTGCCTTTCAGGTCGACGAAATACTCAAGGAACAGGAAATCCTATTAAAAAGTCTTGGCAAGCCGCTTTTGCGGGTGCGCAACATTGCCGGCGCCACGATACTTGGCTCGGGCAAAGTGATCCCTGTACTGAATGTCAGCGATTTGATAAAATCCGCAGTAAATATCAATGCCAAAACAAGCGCCATGACCGTATCAACACAGGAAAACAAGCCAAAAAAACGTTCTGTTCTGGTTGTTGAAGACTCAATCACCGCAAGGGTACTTTTAAAAAATATTCTTGAATCCTCAGGGTACAGGGTGAAAACTGCTGTTGACGGAATTGACGCTTATACCAACTTAAGAACCGGTCAATTTGATTTGGTCGTATCGGATATCGAAATGCCTAGAATGAATGGGTTTGATTTAACGGCAAAAATCCGGTCGGATGATCAGTTATCTCATCTGCCCGTTGTGCTGGTAACTGGTCTGGAATCCCGCGAGGACAGGGAGCGGGGCATTGATGTAGGAGCCAACGCATACATTGCCAAAAGCAGTTTCGATCACAGCAACCTGCTGGAAACCATCCAAAAGATTATTTAA
- a CDS encoding MTH1187 family thiamine-binding protein, with protein MAVVDVTVVPVGTQSAGLSEYVAGCVKVLQEAKGISYQLMSMSTIIEGELGLVLELVREMHEQPFLKGAVRVVTTVRIDDRRDKKLTMSGKVAAVEARLHV; from the coding sequence GTGGCAGTCGTTGATGTTACTGTGGTGCCTGTCGGCACACAGTCTGCCGGCTTGAGTGAGTATGTGGCGGGATGTGTGAAAGTGCTGCAGGAGGCGAAAGGGATTTCTTACCAACTGATGTCCATGTCCACCATCATTGAGGGTGAACTGGGGCTTGTTCTGGAACTGGTCCGGGAAATGCACGAACAGCCCTTTTTAAAAGGCGCGGTAAGGGTCGTAACTACCGTACGCATCGATGACCGGAGGGATAAAAAGCTGACCATGTCCGGAAAGGTTGCGGCAGTGGAGGCCAGACTTCATGTCTAG
- a CDS encoding phage holin family protein yields the protein MQWLGLVIRFVVSALVLIVVSWLSPGFVLRGGLVGALIAALVIAVLGYVAEALLGDRVSPQSRGLVGFIAAAVVIYLAQFIIPSLLSVSLVGALISAFVIGLIDAFVPTVLR from the coding sequence ATGCAATGGCTAGGACTGGTTATCCGTTTTGTAGTTTCAGCACTCGTTCTTATTGTTGTCAGCTGGCTTTCACCAGGCTTCGTTTTGAGGGGAGGCCTGGTAGGCGCGCTTATTGCCGCCCTTGTGATTGCCGTGTTGGGGTACGTTGCGGAAGCTCTGCTGGGTGATCGCGTATCACCGCAGAGCAGGGGGCTGGTTGGGTTCATTGCCGCCGCGGTGGTGATTTACCTGGCCCAGTTCATAATTCCCAGCCTGCTCAGCGTATCGCTTGTAGGAGCGCTGATATCGGCATTTGTTATCGGACTCATTGACGCTTTTGTGCCAACCGTCCTGCGCTGA
- a CDS encoding methyl-accepting chemotaxis protein: MKWFFNAKIGAKIMTGYVFVGIIAIVTCYIGLQSINKISRMNQELYEVNTLSQIYIDDAIDKFNETSIFLAVSLIDGDKKTGDINLADISKNDEKINEILINLENINNNEDIKREIAQIKTATANLKLLNDNLFDLILAGRMNEARSTFFSNTPYATRIIEMLRHTHDLVETQAKQKAEANLAEGKQAAIAMFFILVIGLTLSLGLGILITRRITRPLKTAVMIADQISMRDLKVEVPINYGRDEAGLMIQAFLKMAENLRGEIKQIFGGVDVLVSSASEISASTIQFTASATETAAAVSETTTTIEELRQTAKLSTQKANYISEVTHKAVQASQEGQKKVEQTLEEMYRIRQQMESIAESVVRQSEQSQAIGEIISSVDDIAEQSNLLAVNASIEAAKAGEEGKGFAVVAQEIKSLAKQSKRATAQVRTILNDIQKATSSAVMATEQGSKMVELGVTQSTGAGESIKEMARSIYEALQAVTQIAASAQQQFAGTEQTAMAMENIRLASNQNVEGSRKIETAARNLDDLGKNLRQLAERYSV; the protein is encoded by the coding sequence GTGAAATGGTTTTTTAACGCAAAAATAGGCGCAAAGATTATGACCGGCTATGTATTTGTAGGCATTATTGCTATAGTAACATGCTATATAGGTTTACAAAGTATAAATAAAATTAGCAGGATGAACCAGGAGCTATACGAGGTCAATACGCTCTCTCAGATATACATAGATGATGCAATAGACAAATTCAATGAAACCAGTATTTTTTTGGCTGTCAGTCTTATAGATGGGGACAAAAAAACCGGTGATATTAATTTGGCTGATATCAGCAAAAATGATGAAAAAATCAATGAAATATTGATAAATCTTGAAAATATAAACAATAACGAGGATATTAAACGGGAGATTGCACAAATTAAAACAGCAACAGCTAATCTGAAACTGTTAAATGATAACCTTTTTGACCTTATACTGGCAGGCCGGATGAACGAAGCACGGTCCACGTTTTTCAGCAACACTCCCTATGCGACTAGAATAATTGAAATGTTAAGGCATACGCATGACCTTGTTGAAACCCAGGCTAAACAGAAAGCTGAGGCGAACCTGGCTGAGGGAAAACAAGCTGCAATAGCGATGTTTTTCATTCTGGTTATAGGCCTAACCCTGTCTCTGGGGCTGGGCATCCTGATCACCCGCCGGATTACACGTCCCTTAAAAACTGCGGTGATGATTGCAGACCAAATCTCCATGCGTGATCTCAAAGTCGAAGTTCCAATAAACTATGGGCGTGACGAGGCGGGCTTGATGATCCAGGCTTTTCTTAAAATGGCGGAAAATTTACGGGGTGAAATCAAGCAAATTTTCGGCGGAGTGGATGTGCTGGTATCTTCCGCCAGTGAAATATCCGCTTCTACCATACAGTTTACGGCCAGCGCCACAGAAACAGCCGCAGCCGTGAGTGAAACAACTACTACTATTGAAGAACTTAGACAGACTGCGAAGTTATCCACACAGAAGGCAAATTATATCTCTGAAGTTACCCATAAGGCGGTGCAAGCTTCCCAAGAGGGTCAAAAAAAAGTGGAGCAAACACTCGAAGAAATGTACCGGATACGCCAGCAGATGGAGTCTATCGCCGAAAGTGTCGTGAGACAAAGCGAGCAAAGCCAAGCTATTGGAGAAATTATATCCTCAGTGGACGATATAGCTGAACAGTCAAACCTTCTGGCTGTTAACGCATCCATCGAAGCAGCAAAGGCCGGCGAAGAAGGAAAAGGGTTTGCCGTAGTGGCGCAAGAAATCAAAAGCCTCGCCAAGCAGTCCAAACGGGCCACGGCTCAGGTGCGAACAATCTTAAACGATATTCAAAAAGCCACCAGTTCTGCTGTTATGGCCACGGAACAGGGTAGTAAAATGGTTGAATTGGGAGTGACGCAGTCCACCGGGGCAGGCGAGTCGATCAAGGAGATGGCCCGCAGCATTTATGAAGCGTTACAAGCGGTGACCCAGATTGCAGCATCCGCCCAGCAGCAGTTTGCCGGCACGGAGCAAACCGCCATGGCGATGGAAAACATCCGCCTGGCAAGCAATCAGAACGTTGAAGGATCAAGGAAAATAGAAACAGCGGCAAGAAATTTGGACGATTTGGGTAAAAATCTCAGGCAGTTGGCGGAGCGTTACAGCGTCTAA
- a CDS encoding purine/pyrimidine permease, protein MADSVPQRSENLLYGLDERPPLNRTLAYAAQWLIFTLANSAVVPVVVGNALGLDQSGIASLAQRTFFLQALASVLQVSFGHRLPIIEGPSGMWWGIFITLAAMAPGLGKPMAVLRTDLEFGVIITGLILVVIGLSGLIGRALKLFTPAVTGSVLVLLGLQLSGTFVRGMLGITTSHGQVDLKSSIISLVVVVIVVGFSLKAKGFLGSVAILAGIAGGWILAALAGVSHGVAWGYGSMVALPQIFAWGRPTFDLGIVLTCVLTGLLVLSNLVASVLAMERVLEAELPKRSYDRGVALTGFSDILSGLGATVGFVPYSAGAGMVSLTKVASRLPFVIFTAALLVMGLLPPVGVFLASIPEPVGYSALLASFCQMVGFGLKDYARMKLTSRDYFVVGLPLLFGTGLMFLPTGAFEGAPALVRYILGNGFIAGMLLCMLLEHVLLPKRYFT, encoded by the coding sequence ATGGCAGACAGTGTACCACAGCGGAGCGAAAACCTTTTGTACGGACTGGATGAACGTCCACCGCTGAACCGTACCCTGGCTTATGCCGCGCAGTGGCTCATCTTCACTCTGGCCAATTCAGCCGTGGTACCGGTTGTAGTCGGTAATGCCCTGGGCCTGGACCAGTCCGGTATTGCCTCACTGGCGCAACGGACCTTTTTTTTGCAGGCCCTGGCATCTGTTCTCCAGGTCTCTTTTGGCCACAGGTTGCCTATTATTGAAGGACCTTCCGGGATGTGGTGGGGTATTTTTATCACCCTTGCCGCTATGGCCCCCGGCCTGGGTAAGCCCATGGCTGTCTTGCGCACAGATCTGGAATTTGGTGTCATCATAACAGGGCTGATCCTGGTTGTAATTGGTCTCAGCGGGCTCATCGGCCGTGCTTTGAAGCTTTTCACGCCTGCTGTTACCGGGTCAGTGCTGGTTTTGCTGGGGCTGCAGCTTAGCGGCACTTTCGTAAGGGGCATGCTGGGTATTACTACAAGCCACGGCCAGGTCGATTTGAAGTCCAGTATCATCTCACTTGTTGTGGTGGTCATTGTTGTTGGGTTCAGCCTGAAAGCAAAGGGTTTTCTCGGCAGCGTCGCCATCCTGGCCGGTATCGCCGGCGGTTGGATTTTGGCGGCGCTGGCCGGAGTCAGTCACGGGGTTGCATGGGGATATGGTTCTATGGTAGCCCTACCGCAAATCTTTGCCTGGGGGCGCCCCACTTTTGACCTTGGCATCGTCCTGACCTGTGTTCTGACGGGACTCCTGGTCCTTTCCAATCTGGTGGCGAGCGTCCTGGCTATGGAGCGGGTACTGGAGGCTGAGCTGCCTAAACGCAGTTATGACCGTGGAGTCGCCCTGACCGGCTTTTCCGATATCCTGTCCGGGCTGGGGGCAACGGTTGGGTTCGTTCCCTACTCGGCGGGGGCGGGGATGGTCAGCCTGACCAAAGTGGCCTCGCGCCTTCCTTTCGTTATATTTACCGCTGCTTTGCTGGTTATGGGCCTCCTGCCGCCGGTAGGTGTTTTTCTGGCTTCGATCCCGGAGCCGGTAGGGTATTCGGCCTTGCTGGCTTCCTTCTGCCAGATGGTTGGTTTTGGTTTAAAAGATTATGCCAGGATGAAACTCACGTCCAGAGATTATTTTGTGGTTGGTCTGCCGCTGCTTTTTGGGACCGGCTTAATGTTTCTCCCTACCGGGGCTTTCGAAGGGGCGCCGGCCCTGGTCCGCTACATTTTAGGCAACGGCTTCATTGCCGGGATGCTGTTGTGTATGCTGCTGGAGCATGTGCTTCTGCCGAAGCGGTACTTTACTTAA
- a CDS encoding chemotaxis protein CheW, whose product MLAHENYAVESRYVQEISPLKELTALPGTPPFILGIINFRGHILTVIDLRYFFNLPQKGLTGLNKVIIVQASETKIGILADTIHGIKSIPVNELQPPLPAMTGIRGEYIKGLTGERLAVLDLEKLLSDKRIIVHEEVD is encoded by the coding sequence TTGCTGGCTCACGAAAACTATGCTGTGGAGTCCAGGTATGTTCAAGAGATCAGCCCGTTGAAAGAACTTACGGCATTGCCGGGCACGCCGCCGTTTATTCTTGGGATTATCAACTTTCGAGGTCATATCCTGACAGTCATTGACCTGAGGTATTTTTTCAACCTGCCGCAAAAGGGTCTTACCGGCCTGAACAAGGTTATTATAGTACAGGCGTCAGAGACAAAAATCGGTATCCTGGCAGATACAATTCATGGTATCAAATCTATTCCTGTTAACGAACTCCAACCGCCGCTTCCCGCCATGACCGGTATTAGGGGTGAATATATCAAAGGCCTAACCGGCGAGCGGCTGGCTGTTCTGGATCTGGAAAAGCTCCTGTCGGATAAACGGATAATAGTACACGAAGAAGTAGATTAG
- the rpsT gene encoding 30S ribosomal protein S20, whose protein sequence is MPNIKSAVKRVEITRLRTLRNARIKSALKTTIRKFEEALKMADREDASLKLRNAVRVLDKAVTKGILHKNAASRKKSRLTRRFNKITG, encoded by the coding sequence ATGCCGAACATAAAATCAGCTGTCAAAAGGGTTGAGATTACCCGGTTACGGACATTACGCAACGCCAGGATTAAATCGGCGCTGAAAACCACCATTAGGAAATTTGAAGAGGCCCTGAAAATGGCCGACCGCGAGGACGCCAGTCTCAAGCTGCGCAATGCGGTGCGGGTACTGGATAAGGCCGTGACCAAAGGCATTTTACATAAAAATGCAGCGTCCCGGAAGAAATCCCGCCTGACCAGGCGGTTCAACAAGATTACGGGCTAA
- the holA gene encoding DNA polymerase III subunit delta: protein MSRGAVNPFMEFDASLKRGVVAPVYLFYGEETYLRDLALARLKEHFEQGGQAGLDVDLIEGEATDPAEVAARAETLPFFAARRLVVVKNPSFFKASKRGEETGEGEGPKPSGRETPLLQYIKDPSPSTCLVFSTGENVDKRKRLFQAIKKYGREMEFVYLSPGDLSRWVTKRAGQGGRRFAPGAANALLNAAGPSLQALSLEIEKLIHYTAGRDAITTEEVHLLCPPRLEENIFAVVDAVGNRRCREALAGIKDMLAAKEPPLKILSMIARQFRILLMVRDLNERGCPAREIPERLKIHPFAAKKAAAQSRNFSKPLLTGALAALSELDVGVKTGKMEFYPAMETFLLTLSGRRKSG from the coding sequence ATGTCTAGGGGCGCGGTGAACCCGTTTATGGAGTTTGACGCCAGCCTGAAACGGGGGGTTGTTGCGCCGGTTTACCTGTTTTACGGTGAGGAAACCTATCTTCGCGATCTTGCTCTGGCGCGTTTAAAGGAACATTTCGAACAGGGCGGCCAGGCTGGCCTGGATGTTGACCTGATTGAGGGAGAGGCGACGGACCCGGCGGAAGTTGCGGCCCGGGCTGAAACACTCCCTTTTTTTGCTGCCAGGCGGTTGGTTGTGGTTAAAAACCCTTCCTTCTTCAAGGCCTCCAAGCGGGGGGAAGAAACTGGTGAGGGGGAAGGCCCCAAGCCATCCGGCCGGGAAACGCCGCTGCTGCAGTATATTAAAGATCCATCTCCTTCAACCTGCCTGGTTTTTAGCACGGGGGAGAATGTTGATAAAAGAAAACGGCTCTTTCAGGCCATTAAAAAATACGGCCGCGAAATGGAATTTGTCTATCTTAGCCCTGGGGACTTGAGCCGCTGGGTGACCAAGCGGGCGGGACAGGGGGGCAGGAGGTTTGCGCCGGGGGCGGCAAACGCCTTGTTGAACGCAGCCGGCCCATCCCTGCAGGCGCTTTCCTTGGAAATTGAAAAACTGATTCATTACACGGCCGGGCGTGATGCTATCACAACAGAGGAAGTACACCTGTTGTGCCCGCCCAGACTGGAGGAAAATATCTTTGCGGTGGTGGACGCGGTAGGAAACAGGCGCTGCCGGGAAGCTCTGGCTGGCATTAAGGATATGCTGGCGGCAAAGGAGCCTCCGCTCAAGATACTTTCGATGATTGCCAGGCAGTTTCGCATTCTTTTAATGGTACGTGATTTGAACGAAAGGGGTTGCCCGGCCAGGGAGATTCCTGAGAGGCTTAAAATTCACCCCTTTGCAGCCAAGAAGGCGGCGGCCCAGAGCAGGAATTTCAGCAAACCCCTCTTAACCGGCGCCCTGGCAGCGCTTTCGGAGCTGGATGTGGGGGTAAAGACAGGAAAAATGGAGTTTTACCCGGCCATGGAGACCTTCCTGCTCACCCTCAGTGGCAGGAGGAAGAGCGGTTGA
- a CDS encoding CheR family methyltransferase produces MTKDVTNIPDNLPFSQLNDYLSINLGLHFPKERRHDLKRGLAAAGIELGFDNTLTFTRWLITTPATRKKVEVLASHLTVGETYFFRDENCFRTLEEHIHAILRQSPPPGGKRLKIWSAGCSTGEEPYSIAILLSKFSHFMKDWNVTILATDINPLSLRKAVRGLYGEWSFRGTPEWVKQKYFIKKESGLFEIQPSVKQMVDFSYLNLVEDSYPSYINNTCEVDIIFCRNVLMYFGAARRNLVVQRLHSCLAEGGWLAVSPSEMSPDLFSQFSTVNLSGTVVYKKDRHQSTSPVCRATGGISLDPAAFIKHGPGNTNNGPEAGLTGLSSANHKSPQLDEQVLEDADRLFKTAFAMFERCRYADAAEKLAVALSSISAGETSYVEKSLALMARANANLGKLHDAKDWCERAIAFNKLDPSLHYLLATILQEQNQHEEAISALNRTLYLDRDYLLAHYALGNIKRQLGKLEESDKHFDHALIILGSYAPGDLLPESDGMTAGRLSEMIISMKSGGLHALA; encoded by the coding sequence ATGACAAAGGACGTGACCAACATTCCTGACAACCTTCCTTTTTCGCAGCTTAATGATTACCTGTCAATAAACCTTGGCTTGCATTTTCCCAAGGAACGCCGGCACGACCTGAAGCGGGGACTCGCCGCCGCCGGTATTGAGCTCGGTTTTGATAATACGTTAACATTCACCCGCTGGCTGATAACCACACCAGCGACAAGAAAAAAAGTTGAAGTTTTGGCAAGCCACCTTACCGTGGGCGAGACGTACTTTTTCAGGGATGAAAACTGTTTCCGAACCCTGGAAGAACATATCCATGCAATTTTACGACAATCCCCACCACCGGGAGGAAAGCGGTTAAAAATCTGGAGCGCGGGCTGCAGTACAGGAGAGGAACCCTATTCCATCGCTATCCTGCTCAGCAAATTCAGTCATTTCATGAAAGACTGGAACGTCACAATTCTGGCCACAGACATCAACCCGCTGTCTCTCAGAAAAGCCGTCCGCGGACTGTACGGCGAGTGGTCATTCAGGGGAACTCCAGAGTGGGTCAAACAAAAATATTTCATAAAAAAAGAAAGCGGCCTTTTCGAAATACAGCCTTCCGTTAAACAAATGGTTGATTTTTCCTACCTGAACCTGGTAGAAGATAGTTATCCATCATATATTAACAACACTTGCGAGGTTGATATAATTTTTTGCCGCAACGTACTCATGTATTTTGGAGCCGCTAGAAGAAATCTCGTGGTTCAACGGCTGCACAGCTGTCTTGCGGAGGGCGGCTGGCTGGCCGTAAGTCCAAGTGAAATGTCACCGGATCTGTTTTCACAGTTTAGCACGGTTAACCTGTCAGGTACGGTTGTATACAAGAAAGACCGGCATCAGTCCACCTCACCGGTTTGCCGGGCTACCGGCGGTATTTCACTTGACCCGGCGGCTTTTATAAAACATGGTCCCGGCAATACAAACAATGGGCCGGAAGCCGGTTTAACAGGACTGTCGTCTGCAAACCATAAAAGTCCCCAATTAGACGAACAGGTTCTTGAAGATGCAGACCGCTTATTCAAAACAGCGTTTGCTATGTTTGAGCGCTGCCGTTATGCTGATGCCGCCGAAAAATTAGCCGTTGCTTTATCCTCAATTTCCGCAGGCGAAACGTCTTATGTGGAAAAGTCCTTGGCCCTCATGGCCCGGGCCAACGCCAATCTTGGGAAACTCCATGACGCCAAAGATTGGTGTGAGAGAGCAATTGCCTTTAATAAGCTTGACCCCTCCCTTCACTACCTGCTGGCAACTATTTTACAGGAGCAAAACCAACATGAGGAAGCTATCTCCGCTTTGAACAGAACGCTTTACCTGGACCGGGATTATTTGCTGGCACACTATGCGCTTGGCAATATTAAAAGGCAGCTGGGGAAACTGGAGGAATCAGACAAGCATTTTGACCATGCTTTAATAATCCTGGGCTCTTATGCTCCAGGCGATCTACTGCCGGAATCAGACGGCATGACCGCCGGAAGGCTTTCGGAAATGATCATTTCCATGAAGTCCGGAGGCTTGCACGCACTTGCCTGA
- a CDS encoding chemotaxis protein CheW yields MDTPESYVVFTIDNQGYALNLNVVERAVCAAEVTPLPGAPDMVLGVVNIHGRLITVINTRKRFNLPVRELDPKDKFVILSDSKRIAAIVVDDVTGIMETAAEDVLLAKDVFPDIENVEGIIKLADSIIYWLNHDNILSYDKGRDQHS; encoded by the coding sequence ATGGACACGCCGGAAAGCTACGTGGTTTTTACAATTGACAACCAGGGTTATGCTTTAAACCTTAATGTTGTTGAGAGAGCTGTTTGTGCTGCTGAAGTAACACCTTTGCCGGGAGCTCCCGATATGGTACTTGGTGTTGTTAATATACACGGGCGTTTAATTACCGTTATCAATACACGCAAACGCTTTAACCTGCCTGTAAGGGAATTAGACCCGAAAGACAAGTTTGTAATCTTATCAGATTCAAAACGAATCGCTGCTATAGTCGTAGACGACGTAACCGGTATTATGGAAACCGCCGCGGAGGACGTGCTCCTTGCCAAAGATGTTTTTCCAGACATTGAAAATGTGGAAGGCATAATCAAGCTGGCAGACAGCATCATCTATTGGCTAAACCATGATAACATCCTTTCTTATGACAAAGGACGTGACCAACATTCCTGA